The Malus sylvestris chromosome 3, drMalSylv7.2, whole genome shotgun sequence genomic sequence AGGGTCTGTCTTCCTCACCACAAGGATTAACAATCCAATTAGGCCATTATATCAATGTTGATACTGTGTTCATAGGGTTATCAGCGAAAGTCTACGGAGCAAATTACTAGCGATGCGACATCAGTTCATTAGGTTGTTGGACTAGTAAGATGATCAGGCGGTATGACCCAAGTTTTTCCTCCTCAACCAGAACCTGCTTATAAGTGAGACAATCTCAACAATCTATGGATTCTTGAGCACAAAAATATAGACTGAAATTGTATTGCAAGCACGCAGAATAAACGTCCTACTGAACCAATTACAGCATAcaaaacaaggacaaaggaatcAAATAGAGCAAAACTTCAGGGGTGGCAAGTATTCGTCTCAAAACTTCAGTTGTTAACAACGTTATGACTAGAAAAAACGAGGAAGAACTCATAACTATTTTTCTGCAACTGCAAATGCTAATCCCAAATATACGAGAAGAGGCCGGATTTATGCATGACCATTTGAACCCTCGCCGCCTCAGGGCATGCCGTCCATCAACTGAAGCTCAGTGCAGATACCTTCATGCATTTACTTTTACTTTCTTCATCAGCTCTATGAATTCGCTAAAAActgcagtaaaaaaaaaaatcccttaaacttttttgtaatttaACATTACACGGTATGTAAAATTGTAAAGAAATGGTACCATAAGTGTGATAGAAAGTAGCTAGAAAGAAGCAACAGCCCTTGTAACTATGAGCTCTAGCTTCACCTTTCAGTAGGTGATGAAATTCCTAGATTTCTTGTTAAAAGTGCATATCTCTAATTGGTGCAAGCATCTACGGCAGATAATACTagtaaattttaatatttatttatcagTAGGTAGAAACACAGTTCACATTACCATAGTCCGAATCATGAGGTCCTGGGGATGCTTCAGGGTGGTACTGAATAGACATGATGTTTCGTGCAGGATAGGCAAGGCCagcacaacttccatcattgagATTGACATGAGTTACTTCTACACCCTCCGGAAGTGATCCAGCCTCAACTGCAAAGTTGTGGttctgcaacaaaattagagGATGAAAAGGTTCATATATGTCCATTACTTCAACATGTTTACTTTAGACAGTTCAAAATTTTCGAACATAATAAATTTCTAAGATTGACATACCTGAGCACTTATCTCAACATGTCCAGTACGAAGATTACGGACTGGATGATTTCCTCCATGGTGGCCAAACTTCATTTTGAAAGTTTTACCGCCTAATGCCAGGCCAAGCAACTGATGGCCCATGCAAATTCCAAAAACTGGAACCTTCCCAAGAATCTCCTTGACTGTTTCAACAGCATAAGGAACAGCAGATGGGTCTCCGGGGCCATTGCTGAAAAGTACCCCATCTGGTTTCATTTTAAGAGTCTCTGATGCTGGCCATGTTGAAGGCACAACAGTAATTTTACAACCATACGAAGCCAAGCGCCTGAGTATATTATGCTTGATTCCAAAATCATATGCAACCACCTACAATTCAGACAGACAGGAATAAGATAAAAGGTCAACTACGACCAAATTACCAACATCAGAGCAATACTGGCCCTTTAGCAAATGTGTTTGCCTTTCGCTTTATAGTTAAAGAGATAAAGGAAGGGATGGGGAAGGAGAGAAACAAGAGATGTGACACGTGACAAAAAGAGTATGCATAATAGGATACAATTATAACTAAAAAGCAATTTACTTCCAATACCATCCTATATATTTTTTCCTTCATCCCTGTTCTCCTCTCCTTTTCCCCTCTTGttaatttaaaaacaaagaacGAAAATGTTACCAAACATTCTGTTTAGTAATTCAAATTTAACTCAATACTGACTTACATGAAATGCATCTCCATCTCTTTTACTGGAGTTAAATGCCCACTCTGAATCTGTTTTATCAACCCAATCATGAGGGGCCTCACATGACACACCACTTATTAGATCGACCCCTgcaaaattaaaacaagaaaCCTTGGAATTTTAATCCTTAAACTGGATTTCTTTTTCTGTTACATCCTTTGACTTATTTAACTAACAAATACTTACCAACAATGTCCCACGAACGAGACATTTCCAATAGTTCTTCATCTGATTTTGTCTTTTCCGTGCTTAAAACACCAATAAGGCTTCCATCTTGCCTTAATCTTCGGGTGATAGCACGTGTGTCAACATCATCTGTTTCATAATCAATC encodes the following:
- the LOC126616128 gene encoding carbamoyl-phosphate synthase small chain, chloroplastic-like; translated protein: MAAAAMELALINPWTLFHPKSPNPSKLRAFTIRCSSATSTTVPDLAERPWKTSDARLVLEDGSIWRAKSFGASGTQVGEVVFNTSLTGYQEIITDPSYAGQFVLMTNPHIGNTGVNFDDEESRKCFLAGLVIRSLSISTSNWRCAETIGDYLAERNIMGIYDVDTRAITRRLRQDGSLIGVLSTEKTKSDEELLEMSRSWDIVGVDLISGVSCEAPHDWVDKTDSEWAFNSSKRDGDAFHVVAYDFGIKHNILRRLASYGCKITVVPSTWPASETLKMKPDGVLFSNGPGDPSAVPYAVETVKEILGKVPVFGICMGHQLLGLALGGKTFKMKFGHHGGNHPVRNLRTGHVEISAQNHNFAVEAGSLPEGVEVTHVNLNDGSCAGLAYPARNIMSIQYHPEASPGPHDSDYVFSEFIELMKKVKVNA